The genome window GTATATTTAAACAATCTCAACTATTGTTATAACACATTAATAAAATGTATATTTAAATATTCTCAACTATTGTTAAATGGTCTTCACTGGTCCTAACTACAAAATCCACCATTAACAGTCTCAGCTATTAACATACTGGCATTCAAAGGACCCTGGCTAACAGAACCTCAATGTCGTTAGTCGTCGGAAAAACGATTTTGACCTGAAAACTCAACCTTTCGTCctaaacctctttgtaaccttagattagacctttaggaaccttttttcTAGTAAAAGTCTCAATTATTAAAGTCGTCGGAaaaacggtttttttttttttctggaaCACTCCTTTTTTGCCaaaaaactcaacattttcgttgCAAACCACTTTGTGACATTAGATGGACCTTTAAGAACCTTTTTTTTCCGGACAAAAACGTTTTCCGGCTACTAGCGACTAACGACATTAGAATTccgttagtcagggtccattgaatATTAATATGTTAATAGTACTGATTTTTATAGTTGGGACTTTGTACAAGAAAAAGAAATAATATGTTACATACATCaattcatttattaaataaatcaccaaaaataaaattaaaaaacgttTTCTagtaaaaatagaaaaaaaatgtGATTCTGTTAATAGCCGTTGGGCTCATGATTATTGGGCCGACGTTTTTCGACCGTTATGCAGTGAGAGTGACATGTTATCTTccttttattatttttctttctttttttctgtctttttttttttctcatgaTATACGCTCCTCTTGCTACCGTTGTGTGTGAACTGTGATATgtgaatcatatatatatatatatatatatatatatatatatatatatatcatcacTGTtatcaatcatcttcttcatcgtcttagagagagaaacaagagagagagagagagtgttcgTCAGGTAAGGTACGCTTCCGTTCAATGCAGTTAATATCCGATTTTGTTACATACGCACAATTCTGGTAGTTTTGAAGTTATTCATTACTAATTAGGGCTAAACTTACTATATTTCGACGTATTTCACTACGTAATTCAGTCGGTTTTGTGCAATTGTATGTAATTAGTTTGTGTTAAGCTGTAAATTAAGTGAAATTATGCTAGGTTTTGTTACATACGCTCAATTCTGGTAGTTTTGAAGTTATACATAACTAGTTAGGGCTAATTTCACTAAATTTCAACGTGTTTTACCACGTAATTTAGTCAGTTAGTGCGATTGTATGCAATTAGTTTGTATAAGCTTGTAAAATAAGTGAAATCATGTTAGGTTTTGTGCAATTGTGTGTAATTGAGTTGTTTTAAGCTGTATACGAAGTGAAATCATGTTAGATTTTGTGAAATTGTATGCAGTTGATTTGTATTCAGCATTTAAGCTGTAAAATAAGTTAAATCATGTTAGGTTTTGTGCAATTGTATGTTAGTAGTTTGTATTAAGCTGTACATGAAGTGAAAACAGTTAGGTTTTGTGCAATTGTATGTAGTTGATCTGTATTAAGCTGTAAAAAATAAGTGAAATTATGTTAGGTTATGTTGCAACTGTATCTACAACTGCTTATAAATGTAGTTAGAAGTGAAATTATGTTAGGTTATGTTAGTAGTTTGTATTAAGCTGTACATGAAGTGAAAACAGTTAGGTTTTGTGCAATTGTATGTAGTTGATCTGTATTAAGCTGTAAAAAATAAGTGAAATTATGTTAGGTTATGTTGCAACTGTATCTACAACTGCTTATAAATGTAGTTAGAAGTGAAATTATGTAGCATTCTGGTGCATGATCGGAGTTAATTGCACTGAAATTGAAACCTAATTCAGTCTGTTTTGAGCAGTTTTATGTTATTAGTTTGTATTAAGCTGTAAATTAAGTTAAAATATGTTAGGTTTTGGTGCAACTGTATCTACAAATCTACAATTGCAGTAGAAAATGTAGGTAGAAGTGAGATCATGTAAGATTCTAGTGCATGATCAGAGTTTTTACTTGATGAAATTGCACGGTTTTGTTTTAGATTAGAAATATTAAGGAAATAACTGTTCTGTATTCGAAGTTACTGATTTTGAAAGTTTTGGGATGATGAAGGTGAAGAAGAAATggaggtgatgaagagcaagttatCAGCACAGTGGTGGTGGTTTGACAGTCAGACCAACAGCATCCCCAGGAAATCCCCATGGCTACACTCCACTCTTGCAGGTATACTATGCTTGTATCTAATTTAATCGAATTATTCTTTGCAATTAGGGTTTGTAGATAATAGATATGTTAAATTTGGTTATATTAGGATTCATATTtgctagggctgcaaacgaaccgaacgaacacaaacatgacCTTGTTCGTGATCGTTTGTTAATAAGAAATATGTTTGTTCATGAAATGTTCATGAACACTCGAATGAGATTTTattttcgtgttcgtttgttaagaaatatgtTTGTTCACGAAATGTTCATGAACACTCGaatgagattttatgttcgtgttcgtttgtgtttgttaattttaggcaacagACGAAAACaaacgttgatgaacacaaatgagcacaaactaatgatcatgaacacaaatggaaacaaacgaacacagacaagcgaatattttatttgtcggaattttgaagtatttaaataaaatataaaatctaaaaacactaatgaactatcgaacataatcgaacacaaacgaacacgttaccgaacgttcacgaacgtaaatgaacgaacacgacctctgttcagTTCAtttatttaactaaacgaacgaatattcttgttcgtgttcgtttgtttaataaacgaaagaacacaaacgaacttcctgccAAACTGTTCACAAACTATTCGCCGAACGtctggttcgtttgcagccctaatagTTGCCTTTTTATATGCTGGTTTTCTCAATGTGCAAGAATAAAAAGCCCAAAACTTAAATCATATAATTCGATGACAGAACTGGATGAGAAGACAGAGGCAATGCTCAAGCTAATCGAAGAAGACGCAGATTCATTCGCGAAACGTGCAGAAATGTATTACAAGAAACGACCCGAGCTTATCACCATCGTCGAGGATCTCTACCGAGCCCACCGCTCATTAGCAGAAAAATATGATCAAGTCAAGTTCGAAAGCGGCAACCGCCACTTGACTCCATGGACATCATGCCCTTCGCCCTTGTCCAAGTTCAGAACTTCCTTATTAGTAAAAGAATCAGAGAAATCATACGACAGTTATTCCGAGTCTTGTGACTTTGATCACGATTATTATGATTCCGATGATTCTGTAGTGATCGATGATTCTGTAGTGATTGATGATTCTGTGGTCATTGATGACTTTGAACAACaactacaacaacaacaaaacgaAGAAGAAGAAAGTACCGAATTCGATGAACAAGCGAAACAAACAAAGAATCTTGATGAAGAAATGGCGAATTTGAGGGAACAAATTGTTAAACTGAGAGACGAAAACAAGATTCAGAAAGAACAGTTGATTCAAAAGGATGAAGAGAAGAAAGAGGCAATAAGACAACTCAGTTTTTGTGTTGATTTTCTAAAGCAagaaaatttgaatttgaaatcAAGAATTGCTAAAGATTCTTTCAAGAAGCAAACCAATAGCAGCAGCCCATTTGAGTTCACcaaacttaaaggggtattttgGGGAAAGTTTTTTAATGGTGCTGCTGTCCCTCTATAAAACCATACACATTCATTCTCACAATCCAGGTATTCTTTTGTGTCTTATTCTTGACATTCTTTTGAAATAATATGCCCATTTTGTCCCAAAGGAAAGTTCACTTCAcaagttttatttaaaattatttttatattCATAATTTTATATGTTACCAGTAGTTTTCTAAAAGATTTGAGTAAAGATtcattttgtttgtttaaaaaatGTGAAGTTTGATCCTTTCTTTGATGAATGGGTGCAGTCTCTTTAtggcttctttttttttttttttgttgaaatctATTGAAAATTGTCTAGAGGATGTGTTTTAGAGTAATGAGGGTAGTAGATGTATTTGTGTTCAATTCTAACGGGTCATTCTTTGTTCGTTCTAGTAGTGTTGTATCGTATAATTTTATGAATTGATATTTCTTTGAATCTTTATATTTCGACCACAATTGTCTTGATTCTTTCTTTTCTGTATCTCAAAAATCCGGTCCAAGAAAAAAGCAAGTTACAATAATCGATTTCACCACCACGCAACTTCTTAATCATCCTCAAAATTTCCACTACGCGTATAGTAATGCATTACGCAACTTCTAATGTACACGTATAGTAATGCATTACGCAACTTCATGGCCGTGTATCTTCTTTATTCCATCAAACGCCTTTAAAATTCCCATCAAATGCCTTTGTTTTCTCGCAAGTCGCCTTTAGATTCAAGCAATATGCGAATCTAACTATGTACTCAGAATTTTCATGCATCTGGTTATTCATCTCGAGATCGAGATCgagatcgagagagagagagggagagggagagggagagggagagggagagggagagagagagagagagagagagagagatttacACCATGTATCACGTGACGTTATCAACTTATCAAAAGGACATAGCACGACTAGTTATGAAACCAGACAAGAAAAGTGTGGGATTTGGAAATGCATCTAGTCTTGTGCTCCTTTACAAAGGGTCGAGTTCTTTTTCGTCTTATTGAATTTGGAAATGCATCATTTTCATCTTAAGGCGAGCATATAGGGTTGATTTGGTAAATTTACCCACTTAATGCCTTTCGCAACTTCCCATTGAGAGTATGCACGACTTTGATACAGAGTAGAAACCTTGTCTTAAAATACTGTCACTACGAATGCAAACTGATAATACACCAATCCAGCCACCATAAGTATATTCTAACGACTTTTACAGTTTTCTGATATAGAGACGTGAGAAAAGACAGTAAATAGTCACTTAGTGAGATTTTTTTCTTGTCTTACTCAAGGTCTTTCTTACCTTTAGTGAGAAAAAAATATCTCATTTTTCAATATATGAGACTAAAGATGCTGGCAAAAACAAATGAAACCTGATGGTACACTTTATTCAAAtacttatattattattaaaatatgttattaatttTAAACCCGAACCATGCTTATAAACTTTTTAAAAGTAAAGGAAAAAGTGGGTAATAAAACCAACACATTCGAGTAGTCGAGTAGAGGTGGGAAAAAAACTGGTTCGTGAACAAAGCCAGGTTTAAACCCAAATCCAAACTGGTAATGAGGCAACTTGGTTTAGCCGCTTTGGAACTGGTTTTTGATGTTTAAAAAAAACTAGTCATTGGGTAGCAGCTATATATCCATTTGTGAccattttttcccttttttacCCGTTTGCCCTCATGTGTTGATATAAGTGTTGGTTTAATCAAATAgctctaagaccatgtgtagtggtggaACAAAATAATGCctccaccatggggcattattcgacacgtgtcatcccagtcagcatggggcattattgcaaaaatggtgtagtggggcattattccaataatgcccatattatttttaatgaaaaaaaaagCACACGAAATACAACCATTTTCAAAAGTTGTCAGAGACATGTGGGTAAGTGATTGGTGGGTCAACAATTCCACAAACCAATTCAGCGTTTTAATTATAACGCCAAcaacaaatttttcaaaaaaaaaacgccGGACAACGCCGGGTGTAATAGGGTGGGGGCGTTTTGGGgccttttttttcaattttttttaaaaataccgccccactacgggtggtctaagacGACTACATAGAAGTTACCCAATGGCTAGTTTTTTAAACATATAGAAAACCGGTTCCAAACCAGTTCATTCGGTTCAAGATCGATTTTTTTACCCACCTCTACTCGAGTAGTCGAGCTCGAGTGTGTAACTTGGGCTTCTGAATTGAGATTATTGGGCCTAAATTCAAGTGATACACCCACGTTTTGTCACATCTAGGTTCTTGATTCTTTCCTGGACTTTAGAGATCTGAGGCCCAATAGTTACACTCCACTTCTAATTAGTGGTGCACAAAAAACTCGAACCCGGACCcggacccgaacccgaaaataaAACTCGGAACCGGGTATTATAAAACCCGGGTTTTTATACCCGAACCTGACCCTACTCATAGGGTAGGGGTTGGGTATGCATTTCTGTTataaaacccgaacccggaaccgggtttttttaTACCCGTTTTCAACCCGGGTTTTACGAGTACCCGGTTTcaacccgaacccggaaccgggttttttCAATACCTGGTCCGGGTTTCCCAATACCCTGTTcaggtttttttgtttttttgtgttttttcgaGTTTTGTACCTTGGTAGCAGCTATATAGCCGTTAGAAAGTGTATTATGATCATTTGTTTGGTTTATATTGTATCTCTATACCCTATAAAAGGGGTCTTTGATGACGAACAATAAACGAAGACGATCAAGTTATTCGAAGCTATCTATGTTTATCATCTTATTCGATCCGGTTCAATGATTATTTAGGTGTCATGTATTTCTatgttttatgaaataaaaagGTTTTACATTTTATATTTCTCTGATTTATCCAAAAAAAAATGAATACCCGAGGCATACCCGAACCAAACCCGAACCCAACCCGATCCATACCCGACcctacccgaacccgaaaatagggtattataatacTCGAGTATTagaaaacccgacccgaacccgggtatatagggtatacatttttTATATGAAACCCGGACCCGGACCCTATCCGGGTATTGTCAACACCCGATTTTGTAGAGCCCGATCGTACCCGAACCCGGTTCCatacccggaaccgggtattcagaaaacccgatttgtgcaccactaCTTCTAATGAATATCACTTGATCAAGTGTGTATCCTAGAATGagtaattagttttttttttttttttttttttttgaatggcaaaataaactatataaaaacaagaaaatagaGGCGGCGAGAAGCTGGCCAACAAAGTATCAATAACACCGATTGACTCGCCTAGGATACTATTGACCTATCGATACATACACCTATGACCAGGACATAGCTAGCGAATGCGTAATTAATCAAAAATACATCTTCTTTATAAACCCTAAACTATCTTAACTTGTTTCTGTTTCCTTAAATCATGAAAAGATTGGCTCAAAAAGGCAAACATAGTTGATTAGTTGCTATATTAACCATGGTTGAAATGGCAATGAGTTATGAAACCAATTAGAGGTGTTTAATATCGGGTTGGACCAGTTTTGACAAAATTTCCGAGCCAACCATAAACTACGATTtagaaaaataacaaactaaaCCGAACAGTTAATTTAATActtcaaaccaaaaaaaaataacaaaaccgAATAAATCTCAAACTGAATAGACTAACCAATAACTTCGGTTTAAGCAGTTTGAATGATGTGTATGGTTTATTAAACCGAAAAGTTGTATAGTTAAGAAAGGAAATTGTGATTGGggggattggtgtaaatttgtgaaTATGTAGTTCTCTTGTTGGTCCGTCCCGGTCTTCGGgtttggtgtttttaatgaagttctcctttcaaaaaaaaaaccgaaaagtTGTAGGGCATTGAGTAATAAGTGCATATCCACTAGACCAATGATCACTTGATCATGGCTTTGAACTTCTAGTGCCAAAaactaagggtctgtttggtatggggtaatggaatggacgaaggaatggaatggacgaagtaatggaatggacgagggaatgcaatggatcattaccattccatgtcttgtttgattaccatgtgaatggaatgaattattattgtgtattgttcggtaggcaagagaAAACTGGGTAATAAAATTAGCGATGAGTGGTGGtagtggtcggtggtagtgattgtgggtggttataggtggcggtggtgggtgtcggcgacggcgatgggtggtggtggcggtgagtggcggtgcggcggtgacgacagtggtggtggcgacaaggtggtcgttggtggtgggtggcagcaaaggtggcggttggtggcagcagtggcggttggtggtggcgtcgacgatggtggtgggtggcggcagCGAGTGGCATTGGCGGTTGGTCTcagctgtgggtgataacggtggtgAGTGGGTGGCGGCagcggcggtggcggtggcggtggctgtcggggtgaggtggtggcgggtggcggcggtgGCAGTGGCTATCGGGGtcaggtggtggcgggtggcggcggtggtgggttgtggcgaaggtcgtgggttgtggtgttgttgttgaatggtgcaagaggggatggaatggaaaaaaaacatggggggtggaaggaatgattttgagggaatggaatgccttttggaatgggtgattccattcccttgaccaaccaaacactcttttctttattccctcgtaatcactcatttcattccacctctcattccttcataccaaacactacctaatgGTTGTCTAATCCCCCCAATAATTAACAACTAATAATGCTTTGCTTAACTCTGTCCTCTATGGATTAAAGAAATGAGGGAGACTGCCAAAAGGCatgcctttttttttttttttactttttaaaattTCTCTAAAAAACTACTTTTGGACCTGATTGGAACCCAAAGTTTGgccattctttttttttttttttctatgaaCCGCTTTGTAAACAGTTTAAGTGAAAGTTAAGTGTGAAACCGATTTGAGAATCTATTCATACGGACAGTGGCGAACCTTGAGATTTCCGACGGGGGTTGAAAAtttatatacccaaaaatttctataaaaccaggGGGCCGAAAAAGTATAtaaccaaaaatttctatacaaaaaccACATatattaagttgtttcaaaaccgGTTCCAACCCGGTTTGGGTTCTGATTTAGAACCGGGTTCGGTTCACCACCGGTTTCTTTTTTCCCACTTTTACTCCAGTGTGTAAGTTATTTTTGAATTGAGATTTTTGGGCCTAAGTTTTTGGTTTTGGATTGCAGGCCTTGATTTGTCACATCTACCTGTCTTGATTCTCTCCTAGACTTTAGAGATTCCGAGCcccaaaaagataaaaaaaaatatagttaACTATGATTTCAAATGACTAAGAAAAtagacaaaaataaataaataaaaaataaaacataaaaaaattacagCACAATTTTTTGTTATGAGACTTAAACTCTAATCTAAAACTATGTATCCTAGAATGCATAATTAATCACAATCACATTTTCTTTATAAACCCTAAAATATCTTAACTTGTTTGTGTTTCCCTATATATTTTCaaaaaggcaaatgtagttgatTAGTTGCTACATTACAACTTATTAATCATAGTTTGAAATGGCAATGAAATGGATTAGAGTTGGTACTATCTTGTTCGACCGGTTTTGATGGAATTTTTGCGCCAAACTGTGAACTACGATCtagaaaaataacaaactaaaCTGGCCGAGTCAGTTAGGTCGGCCAAACCGGCCAAAACAGTTCGATTAATCGGATTGGGGGtttgaactaggttttaaaaaaatcaaaattgttAGATTGTATTTAAAAGTTTAAAAAGATGATGCATGAATATATTCCAAATCAAACATGCATAATTACACATTCTTAAAAGAAGTTAAAAAATAATGACAAAAAACATGTTACATGTTTTAAACTGTAAACCGAATAATTAAACCTATTTTTTCAAACCATAAACAGTAAACAAAACCGAATAAATCTCAAACTGACTAGACTAACTGATTTCTTCGGTTTAAACCATTCGAACGATTTGTATAACTTATGAACTAAAACCACTACTCATATTTTTAAACCCAAAAGTTGTAGGGCATGGAGTAATAAGTGGATATCCACAAGACCAATGATCACTTGATCATGGCTTTGAACTTCTAGTGCTAAAAAGTAGTGGTTgtctaacacccccccccccctgattAAGAATTAATCATGCTTTGCTTAACTAAGTCCTCTATGGATTAAAGAAATGAGAAAGACTACTAAAAAGCATgccttttatttactttttagtTCCTTTAGAAAAAACTACTTTTTACTCTACTTTAAAAAAAGACAAAGCTTATCACATGAACCAGAAAAGCAACATGATCACAAGATTCATACAAATATTATTACAGTAAAATATTATGTACTCCTTGTAAAAACAAGGGAAAATGAAAATCTACAAATAGTGATTGGAAATTGGAATTACAacaaaaatagaataaaaagacAATTATTTTGTTACCACTCCACCAATGATTCTCACTCCATTCACAACCAAACAAAAGAAGTACCTTAAACCACCCTCATATCTTCTTTGAAATGTCTGAAATACCCTCAAACCAATGaacaccaccactaccacctTAGATAACAAAGTAACATACAAAGCACCCTCAAATAAGTaagtgaaatgaccaaaatgcccctaaagAAACAACCATCTTCATTGAAGTAGCAGAATTCCAAGAAACTGATGAGGACATAGGGAGTGAGCCAGATGGTGAAATGGCCATGGTGTTGGGCCCAAAAGATGATATGTCATCTGGGTTAGGTGGGCTTGGGCTAGAAGGAATGGTGGGAAGTGAGGATTCAGTAGGTGAAAGTTCACCTCCACTAGGTGAAGGAAACAAAGGAGTAATGTCAGGAGATAAAGCAGGAGAAGGAGAAGACAAAGgtggtgatgaagatgaagatgaaggtgaTGATGGTAGTAATGCAGGTGCTGCAGAGATAGCATTTGCTTCCATTTGTGCAAATGATAATTGAGAAGAAGATAAAAGGCATAAAGCCATAAGTATGAGAAGGGTTGATTGTGCCATTAAATGATGAGTAAATCAAGAAAGTGTTCAAGAAAGTGTAATCAATGTCAATGTGCTTTTGTGTAGAGAAAGAAAGAATGTAGAGAGTGAAGGGTGATGAGAGAGAGGTTATGAAGATGTAATGAATGTTAGAATGATTGATCATATCATCATATGGGATTGGAATGTGGGGGCTGGGGGTGGGGGTAGGGGTGGGGTGGGGGTATGTCCAACAAAGTAACATGtcttgtgtatttttttttttttctctataaATTTTGTTTGAATATTTTTTCTCTATTTCAATACGCATTTAAAAGAACAAAATAATGTATATGGGGTCACTAAATATTTAACTTTTCATAATAAAATCACTAGTATATTGTAAAGCATTACATACCACCCCAAAAACATACTTGAAGTTATTAACTTAACATAAAATATGTTGACATTtcattagatttatttatttttatacttTTCAAGTTTACTACAATGTttttgttaataataataataataataataataataataataataataataataataatacaaaaagcATACTAGAGTAACTAGTATAAATATCTAAATAATCTTAAATAACAAATTAAAAATAGTTGAGTAGTCTTTACATATATTTTCCTTGCAATAGTATGAAACTTTATCAGTATTTTAATTTATGTTATAGTTCTTAATCAAAATATTATAAGCAAAATATAACAAATTAGAGGAAACATTTTAGGATGTGGGAGCATTAAATATATTCCCTTCTAGAAAAAGGTTAAAGAAATATACACTAGAGTCACCAAACATACTTTTGGTTAAGAAAGGTACTTTATTTAGTTTGTTATTGTTTAGGATTATTAAGGTATAAAAGATACTTTAGTAATAACCATCTTTACCATCAAACCACTCACCTTTTATTTACGAAAAAACCCCATTGTGGTTCATTATGTATTTTATATAATTCAATCCCACCTTTTAGAAACAAAAGTTTCATTATTGTTCATTCATATATTATTGCTAGGTTAAAAAGGAGTCAATTGCATGAATCGTCTTGGAAAAATTATGTGTGAAAGATTATTATTTACGCTTTTGGTTCTTATTAAATTAAAACTCAAAAATAACTAAAATCAGGGGCGAAGGTTTGTTGGTGCCCGgaggtgcacccgcccaccccaatattTCGATTAGAAGTGTATAGGTTTCGATTTTTTGTCcggaaattttaaaaattatataggatcgtcTCCCCCCAattatttatacaatatataaattaaagtaaagtttgttaccactttgtatatAAGTGATGTgtagttttgtaaatatattttaactcttatttgtTTAACCCTAGGTTATCCACCACACAATAAACTTAATCACAAATTTTTATGTCTAAGAACGGGTCCTTTGAATGAATgaaattttttagttttatttggaactaaTATTATTTGACTTGACTCGAATCGTtagccgacccgacccgacctgaAACGTAACGAcaggaaaaaaaatttgggtcccGTCACTTTACGCaccctcgaaacttttggtcaagctccgccactgactAAAATACCTTAGAGCCAACGAGAGCTCCGAGTTAAAATCTGTCAAGAAATAAGTGATATTGTG of Helianthus annuus cultivar XRQ/B chromosome 1, HanXRQr2.0-SUNRISE, whole genome shotgun sequence contains these proteins:
- the LOC110943561 gene encoding protein NETWORKED 3A; translated protein: MEVMKSKLSAQWWWFDSQTNSIPRKSPWLHSTLAELDEKTEAMLKLIEEDADSFAKRAEMYYKKRPELITIVEDLYRAHRSLAEKYDQVKFESGNRHLTPWTSCPSPLSKFRTSLLVKESEKSYDSYSESCDFDHDYYDSDDSVVIDDSVVIDDSVVIDDFEQQLQQQQNEEEESTEFDEQAKQTKNLDEEMANLREQIVKLRDENKIQKEQLIQKDEEKKEAIRQLSFCVDFLKQENLNLKSRIAKDSFKKQTNSSSPFEFTKLKGVFWGKFFNGAAVPL
- the LOC110943573 gene encoding uncharacterized protein LOC110943573, with the protein product MAMVLGPKDDMSSGLGGLGLEGMVGSEDSVGESSPPLGEGNKGVMSGDKAGEGEDKGGDEDEDEGDDGSNAGAAEIAFASICANDN